The DNA sequence aaaatacaagcatacacgcatacatgcacacaaaagacaccaatgcacagaaacacacacctatacaacatgatcagttcatttttaattgcattgtttaattaaatattgattcaactttctatttaatgaaatacatttatggtgttgctatggcacactaaagacaatagtgtcaatttactgtcaaaaataaaatgatttaagctgAAATTACCTGTGTTGATCTCTTTTTATATTGGTCCATTTTACCTGAATGTTGTGCCATGGCTCAAGGAGGTACCTGCTGATACTCTGACTCtcataattttaaaacttttatactttttcacatttaaaaaatatataaatatatttaagagacCCATGCTAATTTACAAGAATATCATTAGATCTCATGCATAGCTTATTTGATGGTATTTGatggcccattttagctgacttccCTCTAagtatttgttttttgtgtgtgtttttatatgcatttggtatttaaaatacattggtTGTGAGTGACTGATGCGGTAgctttaaaacttttataatttctaaaatgttttaaaatacccTTATATAAAGTACAAAGCACAATGTACCAAAtcgcagaaagaaaaaaaaaaaactttacataaATTGTGGACTCCGGGGTATAAAATATAGGTATTCGAAAATGATCAATTAAAGTCAAATCAGCACAAACGTACCGTCTGATGATTCCAGAGTCTGGAGGATAAACTGATCACAGCTCGCTTCACACAGCACACTGAGGCAGAAATGAAACTTATAGTAACGAAACGAAACGAAGACTTAATGTTTACCATTTTTTCTAGCTCTTGGCAAAACCGTCAGGGCTGTGCGAAATTGGGCTTAATGgcctttttcttttgtgtttacttTGGTGCTTAAAATGTTTCGAAGCGTGTATTCGAGTGGGGGAAAACGCCTCCATCCTGTTCATAAAGTCAAGAATAGatgcattttgttgttgttgccatGGACTGCGTTGACAATAGCGACGCAGAAGCATTCACTATAGTGATGTTCACACTGGTGATAAACCTGATGAGAGAAAACTGATTTCACGGTAAGTGAtctaattttcagcagtaagaaattattattatatatatatatatatattgtagaaTATCACagttaggcctatatatatatatatatatgatgtgaGGATAAGGGCTGTAGGGACTAGCCTACatgttatttaagaaaaatatcatTAGCctatattttcagaatgacataattttattttcaaacctAGTCTGTGGAGTAAAACGCCTCCAAGTGGGCATGGCTTAATTACTGTATATTCTGTTCtgcaacccgatctcatgaaagtgcgtataaacaGTAGGCtatgccaaataaaaacgaaaactcgtggtattgatacgcaaaaatggacttttgtCTATGTTacgcgatgggtaggattaggggcGTGgtgtagatgcgtatcatatgtacgCTAAAACCGTGTATTAGCCTATATGCACGCCAAAAACGCGCGTAGCATATaaacgccaaagtccatttttgcatatcaataccacgagttttcgttttttttttttttttttggcgtaatatttatacgtattTTCATGAGatcctttgtttttccatcaaatgtatTCTAACTAGGAGGTCTGAATTACAATCACTTCAggtggttgaataaaaatatttggactttatatttaaaataacagcaaaGAAACATCAGCTAAGAATATCTTTaaaataggctattataattgGGTAATTCATAAATACTGATTAcaatctttttaattttaagctaaaactgcctgtaactgattttgctgtaaatgtataaaacaaattgctttgtcagactgGGGGGCATTTTACCCCACCTGTGGGGCAAAACGCCCATTTggtacaaattaaatttttgttaaaaatctaataacatgAAAACTCTTTTTCATACTATGTTTATAATTTAGGCCTATGTCATTGCCTCTAAAACGATGATAACTAATCTGGAcatatttaacttttgtttcacagaaaaaaaaaagaacaaaaatggcACAGTCATTAAGGCGTGAATTTCCCCCCACTCTACCCTATGTACTGGCACAAGGGAAACAAACTCTGAGAATTGGAGACTGACATTAGAAATCATTTGCAAGacacaataattttataaaataattttctgcaCTACTTGAATAGCATGAAATGGAGGGACTCCTCCACCTTGAGCTGTCTGGTTGGTATCTCCCTCCTACACACTCTTGACACAGAAAAACTTAGCCAGGGTAGTGCCATATTTATTTTCTGACAGGATCAAATGAGAGATGAGGGATAGGAGTATGGATCTGAttgaaaataaaactataaaaataccAGATGAAACATTCACAAAAAGAATATACAGTAATACTTTTGCTGATGGTTATGGGTTGTGCTGCAGATTGGTCCAGGTAAAGGAGGACCATCAATTTCTTTGGATGATTATTTTGTACTGTCATTTCAGCCTATTTAATgacctgaaaacacacacacacacacacacacacacacacacagagagactttctctttttatattatatacgaCAACCATTGTATTGTCTAAACTGAAactctattttatttatacctTAATAAGAGGAATACGAATAAATATTCCCCACCTCACCACGTtcaatgcaaaaaacaaacaacagcagcaacaacaaaaagtcGTTTGTTTTGGACCAATCATGTAAATTACATACTTCAAATTAAACCCATTTTTTCAAAAGGTGGTGAgttgaatgcactgtaagtaaTTGTTTATAACTGAACACCTTTGTAATGTCTAAatatttttcccttttttacTTCTTTTTAAGGTGTGATGTTACAGGGGCTTAAAGACCATTTCAAACAGTTCCTTAAGCCTAGAGGTCATTCTACTGAAGTCATTATCCTACAGgaaaagaaatggaaaaaaaagactgaatttagtctatggagaaaaaaaaacatataaattgaTTAGCTACATTTCCAAACTCACCCTGTTGGCGGTGCAGTGGTGGAAAACATATTCAATAGCTGTGATAAACTCTCGCACTGTTTGGTAGTCATTATTCTCCAAGTTTATTTTCACTCTGCCCAGCATCATGGGACCACAGATGTTCTCACTGTATCCTGGAACCTGGACACCAGCAGTGCAGATGTCACATGCATGTACACCACATATAAgagctttaaatatttaaatgatctAAAACAGGTCAGACACACAAAGGCAGATGATATTTACATTGGCACAGGGGTCAGTCTTGCTCTCACGTAGCAGGTGTAACAGCAGGTATTGGCAGTGCTATAACAAACAACATATAACATACCTATAAGTGTAAATTTTGTTTTCCCTGTACAATGAAAGAaatgttttggaccccattgacttccattttaTGGGCTAAAAAAATTGCATAAACTTTACCAGTGTGTACTGAGAGACTGGACTGCTCGAAACATCCTGTTGGATCCTTTGATTAGAACTTTCCACATTCTTCATCACACAAAATGTGCAGCTCCACTGGCTTCtgtacacacaatacacacagaGTTACACAAAGTCACATGTTTAGTCTGTCTAATCCAGTatgatttctctctctctctctcacccagATGAGTCTCCATGTACAGCGGGTATGTGACAGTGTGAATGAAAAGCTCGTGGACACTCATCACAACATACAAGCTCTCCTTCAGAGTTACACACGAAACACACGTCATCATTCAGCTGGGACAAGAGTTCATAAAGAAATAAGCTATACTGTTATGAAGCTCATTGTAGAAATAATTTCAAATGTCAGCAGTTCTGATGATTTTGGTGGTCTTGTTGATGCTTTGACATAACTGTAATTGTGAGTGATGTTTGTCTTACTAGGTTCTGATCCGGTTCTTGACAGAAATCACAATCACAGTTGACTGCATGTGGTTCCAAAACTCTTTTCTGAAAGTAAGTGAAAACACATCCGTATTGTGTATACTGCAAAATCATTTGATCAGACCCTGCCATACCAACAGAcaacattcattcatgcatatgaaaaagaaaaatatggaagtcaatggctacagaacagaacagaagaaaaaaactcatttatgtttgtaaatgacaggattttcatgtTTGAGTAAGCTGTCTCTTTAAAGTACATAAACACTTACGAATCccataaaaataacactgattgtAGCCATATAAATACGGCGCAAACATCAGATGTAATCATGTGTAATCTCTAAACTTCTCCCAGGTTTTCGTAggatttaatatgaatataaaacaaTGTTAAAGGGCCCTCATGGGGTCATCATGGCACAATGTGATCACCTCGTTTGTTGATAGCCACTGTTTGTTTCTCTGAATTGAatcaatttaaatttgaaattttaaaaattctgtttACTATTTAGTGTTTTCTTTTACCGTTATAAGCTTCCCAAGAGGCATTCCATGGGAAACAATGTCTTTCTTCCATGTTCCATCTGGTTTGCTCAATTTGATGAAATCCTCAGTCGTCAGCCAGAAGCTGTCTGTTCTTATGCATCTCCTACAACGCCCTGAGATAAAGACAATACTGAGTGCAAAAGTATTGTACCACTGCAGTCAAGCAGTGCATTTACATTCATTGTCAATATGTGAGAGAAAAAGCAATATGGGACTCTGCCTACAAATACCCTGACAGCGCCTCTTGTGGAGGTGTCATCTAAAAAAGTGCAGCGAAATATAACCTCAGCAAGGTATCTCaggttttgcagaaatgtaggcAGAGTCacatatttccaatgagcctggcTTGTGAGAAACAGATAACCTGTCTTCAAAATTTTTATAGTTGTGTATGTAAAACACTGACaacatattaatattcataacaACTGTTATAAAAGCATTCCCATTCACACACCTGTGGAAAATCGATTTTTGTGTAGAATGCCAGAATCAGAACCACAGGTAACAGGTAGGACTGGACCTTCAAACACGCTCATGTCAATagtgtcatcatcatcatcatcgtcgtCGTCGTCGTCTTGATTGTCTTCGATCTTTTCATGTGGTTCTacaacaaatacacaaatattcactaaacaaaatataaagtcCTTCTTATTCTGAATAACTGTGATGATCTTATTTAAAGGAATGTTCctccaaaaaagaaagaaaattagtCACATTTACTCACCTTGTTTTTTCAAACCCACATGACTtgttttcttctgcagaacacaaaaggagaaattttggAAGCACTTTATTTTCACAGTCCTGTTACTcatgtacatactatgtacttattatagtaattacaataGCTAGATAAAAACTACAGtaggtactaaccctgaacctatGCCTAAAGCTGACCCTACCCTATACCTTATGTTACCAGTACTTTCTTTAcactgtaagtacatgtaagtgcacatactgtaaaataaagtgcaaccgaAATTTTGTTGAACATCTTGGTCACGCTTATGTCACATTTGAAAGCTTCGGCCTAGAAAGGTTAAGTCCTCCATGAAATCCGATCTACAATGATCGAAAAGCAGCCAAACCTTTGCATCCTGAACCCTGCCTTTTTTAAAGGTTGTAGCTGGAAGGAATCCATCCTATGAACAGAAAAAGAACAAAGTTAGAATTTAGAAGTTAGAATCATAAACGTATTTACACTGTATATGACTGTAGTTATTTATATTATCTTCATtgtgtccatttttatttcaggtaactgttatttatttaatttgtgtttcttaGATGTTTCTTTACTAACAGATCAGGCTCACAAATCACCAAGTCCACattaaccaaaaaataaaaaatgagttaGTGCATTAGTTAAAACTGTTATTGAAACCGGTCTTATGCACCtctatgagtttctggagtggAATCCCACTGCAAAGGATGCTGGTTCTCCACTTTTTGTTCCTCTCCTTCATACCAAACCTCTCAAACTCAGTGGGCTTGAACCATTGTTCCTCACTGAAGATGCACTTCTGCTCTGAAGACAGAAAAATGATCTATGATCAACCACTATTGGAATGACTTTGTTTGATCTGGATGTTCTAAATGctccagaattacaattttGAGACATTCAAAAACGTGTAGCTCTTCATAAACATCGCTCAATTCTTTAACATGTAGAAACGTTTTTGCACCTACTATCATAATATTTCTTCAAATACAGGACACCCTCTTTATAGCCACATGTAACAGGAAGTTGAGAtttgttttgagtgtttttttgaCCTGAAGATGTTTCTGAAACAAGTCAAATCAAAATCAGTTAGGTAAAGAAGAAATAACTTCTCAACATATTTGGCAGTGTAAATGTGCATCTCTTGTTATTTCGAAGAACATCTACTTGATTCATCGCTGTTTTGTCAttatattagtaaaaaaaaaaaaagtttctggACTTACTGGAGCAGTTTTGTCTCTTGACTTGTTTCTTCTTCTTAGAATGGCAGGACGACCCTGTCTGCTGTCTCTTCTTACAGCTTCGTTTCTTCATCCTCCTCTATTTTATCGCTTCAGTCAGTCAGTTTCTAGAGTGATCTGAAAGAGTCATTTCATGAAGGAGACTTTCGTATCTTCAGCATTATTTGAACAGCAGGAAGTAGACGAGTTCATCCATGTTGACTTGTCTTTGGTGTAATATCTCCTCCCACACGCACAGAATCGAAACTGAAAGCTGCTTCCTGGTCCAGTGCAGTTGCATCCGagtgaaaataaaactgaaaacattCACAAAAGGATATAATACTTTGGCTCATCCagataatgtaaatattttaaataacttcattaattagttataaaaaaataacgcgattcaaatattttaacgcaGTTAATGCAATGGCCCCGCCCCCAGACCTGTACgtcatcttacatttcatacagttgactGATGACAGATATGATGCAGGGCAACAACTTCATAAATGCAGTTAtaccctaaaattcaagatattgggACAAAAATGCTCCTGTATGAGtatttgtctcatatttatcaTATGATAGCGATCACACGAGCAGCGAGAGCAATAGGCAATAGAGCTGTTTGTTCTGAATTAAACGAgagcaaatgtgattttatacaacagttcagtaaataagttaatattttgttatattttaatcacaatattttttggtttttgctcagttttgccaacaaaaatattacctaagccacagcagaattgttgtgcgtctctgagcaacaagGTGTAGTTTCTGAAAGAATCGgcgttttgaatgaatcgtgtGAACTAATGATTCAAAGAACCTTTCCACTTACTGAATTCCTGAAttaatcagccgtttgaactaATCGAATGAATTAATGACTCATAAAGACATTACTGCCAACTGCTGGCAgatttagtttcttatttagagtagttattatttcatttttttttaaaaagaaagaaagaaagaaaagaaacacttGTCATTACTcaacattattaacatttatgtCATTTACTCAAACCTGATCACTTACGTTCTTTTGCACAACATAAAAGAAAGTACTTTGAAGACTGTtggtaacaaagctgttttggttaATGACCAGTGCATaaacgaagaaaaaaaaatctgagatgtttctcaaattatGTTCCATAGTCTATGTTAGGCCGTCGTAGCCTAAATGTTtatgtgtaatacatttttatgttgaatcaaataaaatatttctttctaaagctagctactatttgtaatgtttactcaatactttttcatttaacacaaaaatagctttaaataatcttttgggAGTATTTTCACAGCCAAATGTAATTATCAATTGAGGGCTTGAGTGGAAACCTCCACTGTGTCCTGAACCTTCGAGGCTGGATGATtggtttctctgtgcctttctTCCTGGATGTGCATGAAGAGCTTTCCGGTTCATAGACGGCACCTTTTTCTGCTTGAAGCTGTAGCTTTTCCCACCTCACCACTCTCGATGGCGGGGCAGCCAGGGGGAATATATCCTAAGATCCTGCCGGTGGAGCGGTCGGTTGCGATGCCACACCACACGGATACGTTTTCTttgctttgatttgaacaaacACAGCATATCTGTGAggcgcggctgacacagaacagcgtatgctatttgcgtccagcggatattctccaaaatgctgctacgctgacacagagaagactaattgttgaataaagtcgttatttttatttttttgcgtacaaaaagtattctcgtcactTCATAACagtcagattgaaccactgatggcagatggattTTTTTGACGAtgctttttatacttttctgggccttgacagtgttaatcgtttggcagtcaatggaatggtcacaagcctcccggttttcatccaaaatatcttaaattgtgtttcgaagacgaacaaagcttttacaggtttggaacgatatgggggtaagtgattaatgacaaaattttcattttggggtggagtaaccctttaagtgcAGTCTTTTAGGCCTACACCATTACCTAAAGTGGGCCtctaatttgtgttttaattatttttatgtttaacagCCAGAAACAATTGCCCAGCTTCTGTATGGGCGCCTAGTGTAAAGAGCATTTGTATTTAGGTAATATTTATCATCTAAACATATTCGCAGAGCtaggtagtaactgattacatgtaatctggataagtacttgtaattagattaaattacattgtaaaatactcgtaatcagactacagttacttttttattgattacatgattacatattattaataaaatagcaataaattattcacaatttactgattctccctaattcctcCTTTTCATCTTACAAATGTTCCTtcctaaaatagcctaccgattatatacattcagaaaatcttccagttttgtggacattcacacaaagaccaGTCATTAGTCAGATGGATGTAATTACACAGAAAATTGAGATGTCACACAGCCTTTGACCATTGGGTTTACAAAAATcttttcaggtttaagaagtgcTTCAACATTACATCAACTACagacaaattaatttattatttatttatttatcactcAGTGAGTTAAGTCTTTGGAAGGCCTTTGTctttgaaacattaaaatgcactaCTATTTTGTCATTTGAACCTCTTTCCCctaataatatatttactttatgtCCCCCTgagcttttaaaataaatattttaataatcaagtGTCACATTTTCATGTTCACAGTTTTCTCACATTGGTTTacggtcacatgacatgcaggtaaacaaatcaaatattttattttttttagtaagcgttttattttgattgatatcattttaaaattatttattttactttcacatttttataatttaattattagctGTTAATTATACTCACAACTAGTTAATTAACTAGTGGATTCATGAGCTCAGTATATTAAGTAActgaaaatgctaaataaataatgcatggcACATCATTTACGAAGGGTAAACTTTCTATTAAGTTCAGGTATCTTCAACATTTTcatctaaaaagaaaaagaaaccagTTTAGAAGAGCACAatggaaatatatttttcttttcttttttttttccgctTTAAAGACTACCATTAGGTCACAGAATTCAAAagatattgtttcattttggaAAATGCGTTCAAGTACTAAGACATATTAGCATAAACTCTTCCTGTTCTCACCTCCATGAGACGCTTGAGGCTTGTGTCTTGGCATAATATACTTGTTTTCCAAGACTTGCATGTTTCTTTTCCACCCATTTTCTCAAATATAAAAGGGGAGATCATTTCTCTGCCATATTTTATACAGTTCCTCTTTCCTGAAAATAAAGTTGTATTGTATGAATTTTGATGTTAATAAAACAGCTGTGTAAATGATTACatgcactgttagacatttctgtaatttccacagttatttactgtatatcacccaatataataatgcaaattccctttaccgtaaataactgtaataccctttgcatcatgggaattttctgtgatgtcagaccccacatacagagacttactgtatttttttaaattgctgtatagcctactactgtaacggtctctttggcgccattatactgaggtcgttttattttcctcatttcttacatttggattgacacaatttgccctgcACCGTGTCTATAACGCCGcagcagcttgggactgactactggatgtgttacatcgcttctaatgattggaaaatccgtttatacttcgtgtcagaaacagcgccagtgcttggagtacatctgtacatcagaaatataccggggcattacattactgtccgcatccactttagatagtatatataatgggttctatattgttgtcTGTTGTCGAGTTGCGCCCCCCGGGTTTTgcccggggatgaacccgcgagagtggaagagctccAGAGAACATCTgggctgtgtgtcgatgcaccttacaaGAGAATATAAACGTACACATAAAAATAtgtgtacgtttgtctgtgtgtttgtgtcagatttttgcacaccagtttaatcatttactcgtcaacatggcggttacagaacgttaccatggtaaactgcgctgtcgtttcaaacgacttttgtcatcttattgaattaagttaccgaattaaaattgtttttaactaGTAAGGCTTatcttttattaacattaggttaactaatgtgaaatttagttcaggtgttagtagttaggctaatgttggccagtagcctattgagaaaataaaatcgtatgttagcttggttaaactagttttatggctagctgcctttctagttttagaattagtttgttatagtttgtaatggaatttaaaatttactgcatttttttgtatttgtgttttaaaggcaactgcaatgaagcatcaagaaagacatgcgcaggccagccaccctgagaccctgaggtaagagaacaactatgttTTTGAGAGATTTATGTATTCTGTATGAGGTTtgacttttaaaagtgtgctatttcttctacttgtttttcagagaagacatttctgtcaaagtggatggtgagcaaagatggtggccacgttttggagcagcacctagATTTTGCAGAGGGCTATGTATTTTTTGGCTGTTTATCTTTTTCCCcgttatgtttctgttgcctaaagattctttgtgaggatgaatccagaggacacaacataacgCACTGCAAAAtttcctaagacaggagaaatggtgaagttgttccagcattggaagactgtatttttaagtgttatacatgcaatgttttaaataaagaatttgatattttgtaatgattgtgtctgttttaattgaatgccagtagtacctatgtagagtaaaaataaaatgaattctatataaaaatgataaaatctaatgaagtctatattaaaattaattaattacagtagtatactgataaatcaaatgcagtttgctactgtaaatcttaattacagtaacttactggcaacagtgttgccagtaagttactgtagaaaccctttgaaatgtctaacagtgtgtaTAGTGTAaagtagtgctgggcggtataccggttcataccgaataccggtgtttatttttcttatgatatgaatttttaaaataccgcaataccggtgttatttaaataacgttcggaacgcgacactgtttgagaggggtctcttttcactattgcattgtggcgaggacacagctgtatgtgttactaagcgtgaaAGTTCTGATgctgtagaactagtagaacgtgatgatgacacagaagaactcatccacaatatccaccgcccGCTGCccgctgccatcagctcccgcgtctctcacacacacacacacacacacacacacacacacacacacacgagcgtgactttagcactatatttagcaactttcagacccttttagcggctttttccatagaatatacaaactgacaaacctagcgacatttttggataaaccttagccagggccggattatccatagacgggattgggcgagtgccctggggcaccagccaataggggggcaccaagtgattacgataatgacaagacctttaaaatattttttcatgttttgtatatattattttgctggaagagatacagatgcatagaaaatgaacagttaatgatacaatatacagagagaatatcaaatatatgcacgcatataaagaattgcgattgggtcaggtcccagtgtatttgcccctccccagtcagagtcgagcatatttattcacaaatggataggcagcatcgacttggcggttgtgcaaacgtaaatttaaaaaaaagaagagaaaatatcatgacacattgccagggctatacagggcgactgaaaagtagctactgtgtgcgactatcaaaacatatttaggagcacctgtgcgactaacccgatcagccaacccattctcactcccaaggcgtcaaaaactgaagcatggtcaaacgccttcgcgtcactatgaagacgccaaagtGCCCTAGGcgtcattatatgacaaaataggaactccattgctttcaattgcttgctttatgcgtcaggtcaagacgcttatggaaaatgacaatcGTTCTCcgccgttgttttcagttgtttgtcttagtttaatggtttgcatgcatttgtaaaaatataaataattttatatacatttatacttttattggagcaccttacccacccctaccctaaacctacccacttcagaacaacataaaacacgtaacagttaACAGGCAAATGTAAGTTAAGTCACCGGTGTTTATTGCAAAACtgcccataaacaagcagtataaaagcattacaaacaagtcgtgctgcattccaggtcttctgaagccatacgaagtctttatgagaagaagagagcaaaacataaggttttaatcgctgaaaatgatcccgctccgttaacgcgctcacatctcattcaaaagatactcaagtcccgtagcatgacgcaattggtcacgagacacagaagagccaatagcctgtcagaacagcaaaacgcaatcggtcacgagacacacaagaaccaatagcatttcacaaccaaggcttcttctggcggcatttttgaATTCGCACAGACTGCATACGGATGAGCTTAACGCGTCtactcctctcacaaatcaaatgttttgcctcggaagacttggaatattaatatttttgaataaattatgacagtagttgtatctgcctgttatatcttgtgttttattgacaaatttaggggcaggggttgggttatgtgctcataatgtgtaaataatgtaatataaataaaactgttgtg is a window from the Onychostoma macrolepis isolate SWU-2019 chromosome 03, ASM1243209v1, whole genome shotgun sequence genome containing:
- the sp100.4 gene encoding SP110 nuclear antigen, tandem duplicate 4 isoform X3, which gives rise to MKKRSCKKRQQTGSSCHSKKKKQVKRQNCSKTSSGQKNTQNKSQLPVTCGYKEGVLYLKKYYDKQKCIFSEEQWFKPTEFERFGMKERNKKWRTSILCSGIPLQKLIEDGFLPATTFKKGRVQDAKKKTSHVGLKKQEPHEKIEDNQDDDDDDDDDDDTIDMSVFEGPVLPVTCGSDSGILHKNRFSTGRCRRCIRTDSFWLTTEDFIKLSKPDGTWKKDIVSHGMPLGKLITKRVLEPHAVNCDCDFCQEPDQNLLNDDVCFVCNSEGELVCCDECPRAFHSHCHIPAVHGDSSGSQWSCTFCVMKNVESSNQRIQQDVSSSPVSQYTLHCQYLLLHLLRESKTDPCANVPGYSENICGPMMLGRVKINLENNDYQTVREFITAIEYVFHHCTANRVIK
- the sp100.4 gene encoding SP110 nuclear antigen, tandem duplicate 4 isoform X2 — encoded protein: MKKRSCKKRQQTGSSCHSKKKKQVKRQNCSKTSSGQKNTQNKSQLPVTCGYKEGVLYLKKYYDKQKCIFSEEQWFKPTEFERFGMKERNKKWRTSILCSGIPLQKLIEDGFLPATTFKKGRVQDAKKKTSHVGLKKQEPHEKIEDNQDDDDDDDDDDDTIDMSVFEGPVLPVTCGSDSGILHKNRFSTGRCRRCIRTDSFWLTTEDFIKLSKPDGTWKKDIVSHGMPLGKLITKRVLEPHAVNCDCDFCQEPDQNLLNDDVCFVCNSEGELVCCDECPRAFHSHCHIPAVHGDSSGQWSCTFCVMKNVESSNQRIQQDVSSSPVSQYTLHCQYLLLHLLRESKTDPCANVPGYSENICGPMMLGRVKINLENNDYQTVREFITAIEYVFHHCTANRDNDFSRMTSRLKELFEMVFKPL
- the sp100.4 gene encoding SP110 nuclear antigen, tandem duplicate 4 isoform X1, encoding MKKRSCKKRQQTGSSCHSKKKKQVKRQNCSKTSSGQKNTQNKSQLPVTCGYKEGVLYLKKYYDKQKCIFSEEQWFKPTEFERFGMKERNKKWRTSILCSGIPLQKLIEDGFLPATTFKKGRVQDAKKKTSHVGLKKQEPHEKIEDNQDDDDDDDDDDDTIDMSVFEGPVLPVTCGSDSGILHKNRFSTGRCRRCIRTDSFWLTTEDFIKLSKPDGTWKKDIVSHGMPLGKLITKRVLEPHAVNCDCDFCQEPDQNLLNDDVCFVCNSEGELVCCDECPRAFHSHCHIPAVHGDSSGSQWSCTFCVMKNVESSNQRIQQDVSSSPVSQYTLHCQYLLLHLLRESKTDPCANVPGYSENICGPMMLGRVKINLENNDYQTVREFITAIEYVFHHCTANRDNDFSRMTSRLKELFEMVFKPL